From the Posidoniimonas polymericola genome, one window contains:
- the sdhB gene encoding succinate dehydrogenase iron-sulfur subunit: protein MSNPSTGAKSFIVKVQRQSAPGEATRWERFRVPYEANLNVISVLQKIAAMAKTSDGKDTTPVAWDCNCLEEVCGACTMVINGQVRQSCSALVDKLLEDSPGEIELRPMSKFPVVRDLVVDRGRVFNALKRVKAWVGVDDYYDRGPGPKESQDQQETRYPLSECMTCGCCMEACPQYTKVEVKKKAGESEADFEARREAEYSTAFLGAAPISQAILFNEHGTGKMAADDRLEELMAPGGVQVCGNAQNCVAVCPKEIPLTRSIARAGRQVTVYSIKKFFGR from the coding sequence ATGAGCAACCCTTCGACCGGCGCTAAGTCCTTTATTGTGAAGGTCCAGCGTCAATCGGCGCCCGGCGAAGCGACCCGCTGGGAGCGGTTCCGCGTGCCGTACGAAGCCAACCTGAACGTCATCAGCGTGCTGCAGAAGATCGCCGCGATGGCCAAGACCTCCGACGGCAAGGACACCACGCCGGTCGCGTGGGACTGCAACTGCCTCGAAGAGGTCTGCGGCGCGTGCACCATGGTGATCAATGGCCAGGTGCGTCAGTCGTGCTCGGCCCTGGTCGACAAGCTGCTGGAAGACTCGCCCGGTGAGATCGAGCTGCGGCCGATGAGCAAGTTCCCCGTGGTCCGCGACCTGGTGGTCGACCGCGGCCGCGTGTTCAACGCGCTCAAGCGGGTCAAGGCGTGGGTCGGCGTCGACGACTACTACGACCGCGGCCCCGGGCCCAAGGAGAGCCAGGACCAGCAGGAGACCCGCTACCCGCTCTCGGAGTGCATGACCTGCGGCTGCTGCATGGAGGCCTGCCCCCAGTACACCAAGGTCGAGGTGAAGAAGAAGGCCGGCGAGTCGGAGGCCGACTTCGAGGCCCGCCGCGAAGCCGAGTACTCGACCGCGTTCCTCGGCGCCGCGCCGATCAGCCAGGCGATCCTGTTCAACGAGCACGGCACCGGCAAGATGGCCGCCGACGACCGCCTCGAGGAGCTGATGGCCCCCGGCGGCGTGCAGGTCTGCGGCAACGCCCAGAACTGCGTCGCGGTCTGCCCGAAGGAGATCCCGCTGACCCGCAGCATCGCCCGCGCCGGGCGGCAGGTGACGGTGTACTCGATCAAGAAGTTCTTCGGGCGGTAA
- the gap gene encoding type I glyceraldehyde-3-phosphate dehydrogenase: protein MATKVAINGFGRIGRLTFRGLMERSDEFEVVAINDLTDNKMLATLLKYDSTHGRFPGTVDFDDEHLIVNGKKIKATAIRNPAECPWGELGVDVCVESTGVFAAAKTAEKAGYDSHLDAGAKKVVLSQPAKDGADLTCVLGVNDDKLTADHKCISNASCTTNCLAPVAKVLHETFGIEHGLMTTIHAYTNDQNVQDLPHADPYRARAAAMNIIPTTTGAAKAVGLVIPELQGKLTGYAMRVPVVTGSVVDLTVNLTKAAKPEEINAAMKKAAEGPLKGILAYTEDPIVSTDIIHDPHSSIFAGPWTTGITDKMVKIVSWYDNEWGYSCRTVDLIAKIAAL, encoded by the coding sequence GTGGCTACCAAAGTCGCCATCAATGGTTTTGGCCGTATCGGACGGCTGACGTTTCGTGGGCTGATGGAGCGGAGCGATGAGTTCGAGGTGGTCGCGATCAACGACCTCACCGACAACAAGATGCTCGCCACGCTGCTCAAGTACGACAGCACCCACGGCCGCTTCCCCGGCACGGTGGATTTCGATGACGAGCACCTGATCGTCAACGGCAAGAAGATCAAGGCCACCGCCATCCGCAACCCGGCCGAGTGCCCGTGGGGCGAGCTGGGCGTGGACGTCTGTGTCGAGTCGACCGGCGTGTTCGCCGCCGCCAAGACCGCCGAGAAGGCGGGCTACGACTCGCACCTCGACGCCGGAGCCAAGAAGGTCGTGCTCAGCCAGCCGGCCAAGGACGGCGCCGACCTGACCTGCGTGCTCGGCGTCAACGACGACAAGCTGACCGCCGACCACAAGTGCATCAGCAACGCCAGCTGCACCACCAACTGCCTGGCCCCGGTCGCCAAGGTCCTCCACGAGACCTTCGGCATCGAGCACGGCTTGATGACCACCATCCACGCCTACACGAACGACCAGAACGTGCAGGACCTGCCGCACGCCGACCCGTACCGGGCCCGCGCCGCAGCGATGAACATCATCCCGACCACCACCGGCGCCGCCAAGGCCGTCGGCCTGGTGATCCCCGAGCTGCAGGGCAAGCTCACCGGCTACGCCATGCGTGTCCCCGTGGTCACCGGCTCGGTCGTCGACCTGACGGTCAACCTCACGAAGGCCGCCAAGCCCGAAGAGATCAACGCCGCGATGAAGAAGGCCGCCGAAGGCCCGCTCAAGGGCATCCTCGCCTACACCGAGGACCCGATCGTCTCGACCGACATCATCCACGACCCGCACAGCAGCATCTTTGCCGGTCCGTGGACCACGGGCATCACCGACAAGATGGTGAAGATCGTGAGCTGGTACGACAACGAGTGGGGCTACAGCTGCCGCACGGTCGACCTGATCGCCAAGATCGCCGCGCTGTAA